GATACCTCTGGGCGAGACATCGCATCAAGACCTTGGGTGATTACGAACGGCTGGACCACGGGGATGAGCGCAAGCAGGAGATAACCAGGCTGGGACTTACGTATAACCTGCTCACGGCGTATACGTCCTTTGTCGCGGTGGACGACGTGGTAAGAAATGCGACGGGGAAGGTCACGAAAATCAAGCTGCCGCTTCCGCTGCCCCAAGGTGTCTCCAACAACGCCGTGGGTGGCGACGTCTCCACGGTGCCTGAGCCAGAGACCTACCTGCTCATTTCCATAATCGGCGTCATGTTCCTGTACATGGGCTGGAAGCACTTCAGAAAGATGGCCCCCGAAAGGTGGAGATAAGATGTCGTGGGTGACCCTGTTTCTGGCTCTTCAGCTTCTGGCCTTCTGGCCGGTGTGGACGTGGTACGCGGCGAGGATGACCGACTCCTCGGACGAGCCCTGGGGCCTCCTGGCCCTGGGGACGGCTCTGTTCTTCATCCTCCGGAAGGGCAGGGGAAGCGCGCTCAAGGCCTCGCACCTGGCCCTTTCGTCCATCTTTGTCTTCGCATACATTCTGACCTACTCCTCGATGCCCGCTCTTGGCAGGGCGGCGCTCGCTGTGATGGCCATCGGCTGCACGCTGAGCCCGTCCCGCCTCGGCAGGCCGGTGCATGTGGGGGTCGTAGGTCTCCTGCTCCTGTCGCTCCCCATCATCGCCTCGCTTCAGTTTTATCTCGGCTATCCCGTGAGAGCCCTTACGGCGGTGATCTCTTCCAGACTTATCGGCCTTACGGGATACGAGGTCCACGCACAAGGGACCTGCCTTTACTGGGCGGGGGAGGTGATCTCCATCGACGCCCCATGTACCGGAGTCCGGATGCTCTGGACCGGCCTGTACCTGAACTTCACACTGGCCTGCCTTGCGGAGCACAGTTCGGCCAGAACCTGGCTTACGCACAGTTTCTCCATGCTTGTGATATTCCTGGGCAACGTGCTGAGGTCATCGGCCCTTTTCTACAC
This Nitrospirota bacterium DNA region includes the following protein-coding sequences:
- a CDS encoding archaeosortase/exosortase family protein, which gives rise to MSWVTLFLALQLLAFWPVWTWYAARMTDSSDEPWGLLALGTALFFILRKGRGSALKASHLALSSIFVFAYILTYSSMPALGRAALAVMAIGCTLSPSRLGRPVHVGVVGLLLLSLPIIASLQFYLGYPVRALTAVISSRLIGLTGYEVHAQGTCLYWAGEVISIDAPCTGVRMLWTGLYLNFTLACLAEHSSARTWLTHSFSMLVIFLGNVLRSSALFYTESGILHGPAWAHQGIGLAVFALIAVAILRFNRRMGKSKGELQCT
- a CDS encoding trypsin, with translation YLWARHRIKTLGDYERLDHGDERKQEITRLGLTYNLLTAYTSFVAVDDVVRNATGKVTKIKLPLPLPQGVSNNAVGGDVSTVPEPETYLLISIIGVMFLYMGWKHFRKMAPERWR